A single region of the Lepus europaeus isolate LE1 chromosome 1, mLepTim1.pri, whole genome shotgun sequence genome encodes:
- the PECR gene encoding peroxisomal trans-2-enoyl-CoA reductase — MGSWTKGKSCLAAGLLQNQAAIVTGGATGIGKAISRELLHLGCNVVIASRKLDRLKSAAEELKRSLPATSQAQVTPIQCNIRKEEEVNNLIKSTLAIYGKINFLVNNGGGQFLSPAEDISSKGWNAVIETNLTGTFYMCKAVYNYWMKNHGGSIVNIITLTKNGFPTAAHTGAAREGVYNLTKSLALTWAKNGIRINCVAPGIIYSQTAADNYGDVGRELFESSFQVVPAKRVGVPEEISSVVCFLLSPAASFITGQLVDVDGGQSLYTHSYEIPDHDNWPEGVGDLSVVRRLKESFKRKANL, encoded by the exons ATGGGGTCGTGGACTAAGGGCAAGAGCTGCCTGGCGGCCGGCTTGCTGCAGAACCAAGCGGCCATCGTCACCGGCGGGGCCACGGGCATCGGAAAGGCCATCTCCCGGGAGCTCCTGCACCTCG GCTGCAATGTGGTCATTGCGTCCCGGAAGCTGGACAGATTAAAATCTGCTGCAGAAGAACTGAAGCGCAGTCTGCCTGCCACCAGCCAGGCTCAAGTCACTCCCATACAGTGCAACATCCGGAAAGAAGAGGAG GTAAATAATTTGATTAAATCTACCTTGGCTATTTATGGTAAGATCAATTTCTTGGTGAACAATGGAGGAGGCCAGTTCCTCTCTCCTGCGGAAGACATCAGTTCCAAGGGTTGGAATGCCGTGATTGAAACCAACCTGACAGGTACCTTCTACATGTGCAAAGCAG TGTACAATTACTGGATGAAAAACCATGGAGGGTCTATCGTTAACATCATCACTCTTACCAAAAATGGATTTCCGACAGCTGC GCATACTGGAGCTGCAAGAGAAGGAGTTTACAACCTCACCAAGTCCTTAGCTTTGACATGGGCTAAGAATGGCATAAGGATCAATTGTGTAGCCCCT GGAATCATTTATTCGCAGACTGCAGCTGACAACTATGGTGACGTGGGACGAGAGTTATTTGAATCTTCTTTTCAGGTTGTCCCGGCTAAACGGGTTGGAGTTCCTGAGGAG atctcctccGTGGTGTGCTTCCTGCTGTCTCCCGCAGCTTCCTTCATCACTGGGCAGTTGGTAGACGTGGATGGGGGTCAGTCTCTGTATACTCACTCCTATGAGATTCCAG